In the Flavobacterium acetivorans genome, one interval contains:
- a CDS encoding Na/Pi cotransporter family protein, whose translation METLDHIFRLLAGIGLFLFAMYMLEESMKNLSGRNFKLFLQRITKNKIGAVSGGAIVTAVLQSSSMVSFMVLAFVGAGVFTMKNAMAIILGANLGTTLASWLVATLGFRMDIEIVAYPAVCIGGFLLILFGSRKTFKYLSFFLLGFGLLFISLAFMRTAMESQVKIFDFSKYAEIPLIGFLLIGFIITMLVQSSSVTMALTLSALHVGAISFPIAAAIVLGSETGTTIKIVLGAIGGNASKKRVVLGNLLFNVFVTLFTLILLKPILYLITDIFNIKDSLIGLVTFSSLINLLSIIIFLPILDPFTQFLERFFKDTNGAITAFIGNATTAEPLTALDLFKRETNYFIHNSMLFNLELFKIESQKIQGNIEFKTINEKRKYFIKNTAEKYDFLKQLQGELQAFYLSLRPKLESEQYSELNQLISAVRSSMHSVKSIKDIATNINDLRNSSKEIKYNFFIHHKKETEVLYLQLGALLSFEKKASFENLQYLFDSIQQNYTEALNNFYAEAQNTSIQNIDITTVINFNRELFTSNKAMLIALKDFLLKEKQAQEFNEIPTYKT comes from the coding sequence ATGGAAACATTGGATCATATTTTTAGGCTTCTGGCTGGCATAGGCTTATTTCTTTTTGCCATGTACATGCTGGAAGAATCCATGAAAAATCTTTCAGGGAGAAATTTTAAGCTTTTTTTACAACGCATTACCAAAAATAAAATTGGTGCTGTAAGCGGCGGTGCCATTGTCACCGCTGTTCTTCAAAGCAGCTCCATGGTTTCTTTTATGGTTTTGGCTTTTGTGGGTGCTGGCGTATTTACGATGAAAAATGCCATGGCCATTATTTTGGGTGCCAATCTTGGAACAACACTTGCCAGCTGGCTCGTAGCTACTCTTGGTTTTAGAATGGACATTGAAATCGTGGCCTATCCAGCGGTATGCATAGGTGGTTTTCTTCTTATTCTTTTTGGAAGCAGAAAAACCTTTAAATACCTTTCATTTTTTCTATTAGGCTTTGGTTTGCTGTTTATTAGCCTAGCCTTTATGCGAACAGCTATGGAGTCACAAGTGAAAATTTTTGATTTTTCGAAATATGCCGAAATACCCCTGATTGGTTTTCTACTAATTGGTTTTATCATCACCATGCTCGTACAATCGAGTTCTGTAACTATGGCGCTTACACTGAGCGCTCTTCATGTAGGAGCTATTAGTTTTCCTATAGCGGCTGCAATTGTGTTGGGTTCTGAAACCGGTACTACCATTAAAATTGTATTGGGCGCTATTGGCGGAAACGCATCCAAAAAAAGGGTTGTTCTAGGTAATCTCCTCTTCAATGTTTTTGTTACCTTATTTACTTTAATATTATTAAAACCCATCCTTTATCTAATAACCGATATTTTTAACATCAAAGATTCCTTGATAGGTCTTGTCACTTTTTCGAGTCTAATCAATCTGTTGTCGATTATTATTTTCTTACCCATACTGGATCCTTTTACCCAGTTTCTGGAACGCTTTTTCAAAGATACAAATGGAGCTATTACGGCCTTTATAGGCAATGCAACTACTGCCGAGCCACTGACTGCTTTGGATTTATTTAAAAGAGAAACTAACTATTTTATCCATAACTCCATGCTCTTTAATTTGGAATTATTTAAAATTGAAAGTCAAAAAATTCAAGGAAATATAGAATTTAAAACCATCAACGAGAAACGGAAATACTTTATAAAAAATACGGCAGAAAAATATGATTTTCTAAAACAACTCCAAGGCGAGTTACAAGCGTTTTATTTGAGTCTGAGACCCAAATTAGAATCGGAACAATATTCTGAATTGAATCAATTAATTTCGGCAGTTCGCAGTTCGATGCATTCCGTAAAAAGCATAAAAGACATTGCAACCAACATTAATGACCTAAGAAATTCTTCGAAGGAAATAAAATATAATTTCTTTATTCACCATAAAAAAGAAACCGAAGTACTCTATCTACAATTGGGCGCTCTTCTGAGTTTTGAAAAAAAAGCCAGTTTTGAAAATCTTCAATACCTTTTTGATTCAATACAGCAAAACTACACCGAAGCCCTTAACAATTTCTATGCGGAAGCGCAAAATACATCTATTCAAAATATTGATATTACAACGGTAATCAACTTCAATAGAGAATTATTTACTTCTAATAAAGCGATGTTAATTGCTCTAAAAGATTTTCTATTGAAGGAAAAACAAGCTCAAGAATTTAATGAAATTCCAACCTACAAAACTTGA
- a CDS encoding aldehyde dehydrogenase — protein MNYRSDLKYRKETLIKLLNQIIIHENDIVKALYDDFKKPAFEAVLTETNYVISELKDTIKNLNKWAKPKKVLPSILNFPSKDFIYKEPYGKVLIIAPWNYPFQLALCPLISAVAAGNQVVLKPSELTPKTAAIIAQIIEETFHINHVEVIQGDAEISQKLLSQRWDYIFFTGSVTVGKIVAKAAAEHLTPVTLELGGKNPCIIDETANLKLAAKRIVWGKFINAGQTCIAPDYILIQKDMKAKFIDYLKEEIKLAYGQNPEESPDFARIINLKNWERLVRQIEPEKVLFGGKTDAEELYIAPTLIDEPKLDSLIMKDEIFGPLLPIISYESETDIKNTISKYEKPLSLYVFSENKTFTDKMIQNYSFGGGCINDTVIHFSNKRLPFGGVGHSGIGAYHGRLSFDIFSHQKGIVKKANWLDLPMRYAPYKDKLKLIRRILKWL, from the coding sequence ATGAATTATAGATCCGACTTAAAATACCGAAAAGAAACTTTAATAAAGCTTCTGAACCAGATTATAATTCATGAAAATGATATTGTTAAAGCTTTGTACGATGATTTCAAAAAACCGGCTTTTGAAGCCGTTTTGACTGAGACGAATTACGTAATCAGCGAACTAAAAGATACCATCAAGAACTTGAATAAATGGGCAAAACCAAAAAAAGTTTTGCCCTCTATTCTCAATTTTCCTTCAAAAGATTTCATTTACAAAGAACCTTACGGAAAAGTACTGATTATTGCACCTTGGAATTATCCGTTTCAACTGGCGCTTTGTCCTTTAATATCTGCTGTTGCCGCAGGAAACCAAGTGGTGCTAAAACCCTCGGAACTCACTCCTAAAACTGCTGCAATAATTGCCCAAATTATAGAAGAAACTTTCCATATAAACCATGTTGAAGTGATTCAAGGTGACGCAGAAATATCCCAGAAATTGCTTTCACAACGTTGGGATTATATTTTCTTTACCGGAAGTGTGACCGTGGGGAAAATAGTTGCCAAAGCCGCTGCCGAACATCTGACACCTGTTACCTTAGAACTTGGAGGAAAAAATCCCTGTATCATTGATGAAACTGCCAATTTAAAACTGGCCGCCAAACGAATTGTTTGGGGTAAATTTATAAATGCAGGACAAACCTGTATCGCTCCCGATTATATCTTGATTCAAAAAGACATGAAAGCAAAATTCATAGACTATTTGAAAGAAGAAATAAAATTGGCTTACGGCCAAAATCCTGAAGAATCTCCAGACTTTGCCCGAATTATCAATCTTAAAAATTGGGAACGATTAGTTCGCCAAATTGAGCCCGAGAAAGTCCTTTTTGGAGGAAAAACAGATGCTGAAGAACTTTACATTGCTCCAACGCTGATCGATGAACCCAAACTGGATAGTTTGATCATGAAGGACGAAATCTTTGGCCCATTATTGCCAATAATCAGCTATGAAAGTGAAACTGATATCAAGAATACTATTTCCAAATATGAAAAACCGTTATCATTGTACGTTTTTTCAGAAAACAAAACATTTACCGATAAAATGATTCAAAACTATTCCTTCGGCGGTGGTTGTATCAACGATACTGTAATTCATTTTTCGAATAAAAGACTGCCTTTTGGAGGTGTAGGTCATAGCGGAATAGGTGCTTATCACGGTCGTTTAAGCTTTGATATTTTTTCTCATCAAAAAGGAATTGTCAAAAAAGCAAACTGGCTCGATTTACCGATGCGATATGCCCCATATAAGGACAAATTAAAACTCATAAGAAGAATATTGAAATGGCTGTAA
- a CDS encoding RluA family pseudouridine synthase — protein MKIVSNKNNLQILHEDNHIIVVNKRVGDIVQGDKTGDKPLSEVVKEYIKDKYNKPGEVFLGVVHRLDRPTTGIVVFARTSKALTRLNELFKNRETQKTYWAIVKNKPSKSEDNLIHFLKRNEKNNTSKAHLKEVPDSKLASLDYKIIKELNNYFALKINLHTGRHHQIRAQLSAIGSPIKGDLKYGFDRSNPDGGIHLHARKLVFIHPVSKENIEIIAPVPDDAIWNAI, from the coding sequence ATGAAAATAGTATCTAACAAAAACAACCTCCAAATCCTTCATGAAGACAATCACATTATTGTGGTGAACAAACGTGTTGGCGATATCGTGCAAGGCGATAAAACGGGAGACAAACCGCTGAGTGAGGTAGTCAAAGAATACATAAAAGATAAATACAACAAACCGGGCGAAGTTTTTCTTGGCGTTGTCCACAGATTAGATAGGCCCACCACGGGAATTGTTGTTTTTGCAAGAACCTCAAAAGCCTTAACCCGATTAAACGAATTATTCAAAAATAGGGAAACGCAAAAAACCTATTGGGCAATTGTAAAAAACAAACCCTCCAAATCTGAAGATAATCTGATTCATTTTTTGAAAAGAAATGAGAAGAACAATACTTCCAAAGCGCATCTTAAAGAAGTTCCTGACAGTAAATTAGCAAGTCTGGATTATAAGATCATCAAGGAACTCAATAATTATTTCGCCTTAAAAATCAATCTGCATACCGGGCGTCATCATCAAATCAGGGCGCAACTTTCGGCCATTGGTTCCCCGATAAAAGGAGATCTTAAATATGGTTTTGACCGAAGCAATCCCGACGGTGGAATCCATCTGCATGCGCGAAAACTGGTTTTTATCCATCCTGTTTCAAAAGAAAATATCGAAATCATAGCCCCCGTTCCTGATGATGCTATTTGGAATGCTATTTAA
- the dnaK gene encoding molecular chaperone DnaK codes for MGKIIGIDLGTTNSCVSVMEGNEAVVIPNAEGKRTTPSIIAFVEGGEIKVGDPAKRQAVTNPTKTIASIKRFMGHSFSEVSAEAKRVSYKVVKGDNNTPRVDIDGRLYTAQELSAMTLQKMKKTAEDYLGQTVTEAVITVPAYFNDAQRQATKEAGEIAGLKVMRIINEPTAAALAYGLDKKGKDQKIAVYDLGGGTFDISVLELGDGVFEVLSTNGDTHLGGDDFDHEIIDWLADEFKAEEGIDLRLDPMSLQRLKEAAEKAKIELSSSAETEINLPYVTATASGPKHLVKKLTRAKFEQLTDALVKRSMEPVAKSLKDAGLTVSDIDEVILVGGSTRMPRIAEEVEKFFGKKASKGVNPDEVVAIGAAIQGGVLSGDVKDVLLLDVTPLSLGIETMGGVMTTLIESNTTIPTKKSQVFSTAADSQPTVEIHVLQGARAMAADNKTIGRFHLDGIPPAPRGVPQIEVTFDIDANGIIKVSATDKGTGKSHDIRIEASSGLTAEEIEKMKKDAEANAESDKVARERAEKLNEADGMIFQTESQLKELGDKLSDENKVAVEYALTELRMAHQSQDIPAIQTALDNINAAWKTATEAMYAQGEQGQAAAQPQTEAEGDNVQDVDYEEVK; via the coding sequence ATGGGTAAAATAATCGGAATTGATTTAGGTACGACCAACTCTTGTGTTTCTGTAATGGAAGGTAATGAAGCAGTTGTTATTCCTAACGCAGAAGGAAAAAGAACAACGCCATCTATCATCGCTTTTGTAGAAGGTGGAGAAATTAAAGTGGGAGATCCTGCAAAAAGACAAGCAGTAACGAATCCTACCAAAACAATTGCTTCTATTAAACGTTTTATGGGTCATTCTTTTAGCGAAGTTTCGGCTGAAGCAAAAAGAGTTTCTTACAAAGTAGTAAAAGGAGACAACAATACGCCACGTGTGGATATTGATGGTCGTTTATACACTGCTCAAGAATTGTCAGCAATGACACTTCAAAAAATGAAAAAAACTGCTGAAGACTATTTAGGTCAAACAGTTACTGAAGCAGTTATCACTGTTCCTGCTTACTTTAATGATGCACAACGTCAAGCTACAAAAGAAGCTGGTGAAATTGCAGGTCTTAAAGTAATGCGTATCATCAACGAGCCTACAGCTGCAGCTTTGGCTTACGGATTGGATAAAAAAGGTAAAGATCAAAAAATTGCTGTTTACGATTTAGGTGGAGGTACATTTGATATTTCTGTTCTTGAATTAGGAGACGGAGTTTTCGAAGTATTGTCTACAAATGGTGATACTCACTTAGGTGGAGATGATTTTGACCACGAAATCATTGACTGGTTAGCTGACGAATTTAAAGCGGAAGAAGGTATTGACTTGCGTTTAGATCCAATGTCATTGCAACGGTTGAAAGAAGCTGCTGAGAAAGCAAAAATTGAATTGTCTTCTTCTGCCGAAACTGAAATCAACTTGCCTTACGTAACTGCTACGGCTTCAGGACCAAAACACTTAGTTAAAAAATTAACTAGAGCTAAATTTGAGCAATTAACTGACGCATTAGTAAAACGTTCTATGGAGCCAGTTGCTAAATCATTGAAAGATGCAGGTTTAACTGTTTCTGATATTGATGAAGTAATCCTTGTAGGAGGTTCTACTCGTATGCCAAGAATCGCTGAAGAAGTTGAAAAATTCTTTGGTAAAAAAGCGTCTAAAGGAGTTAACCCTGATGAGGTTGTTGCTATTGGAGCAGCTATTCAAGGTGGAGTTCTTTCTGGAGATGTAAAAGATGTATTGTTACTTGACGTTACTCCTTTATCTTTAGGTATCGAAACTATGGGTGGAGTTATGACTACATTAATTGAGTCTAACACTACTATCCCAACTAAAAAATCGCAAGTATTCTCTACTGCTGCAGATTCTCAACCAACTGTTGAAATCCACGTATTGCAAGGAGCTAGAGCAATGGCTGCTGATAACAAAACAATTGGTCGTTTCCATTTAGATGGTATTCCACCAGCACCAAGAGGAGTTCCTCAAATTGAAGTAACTTTTGATATTGATGCCAATGGTATCATCAAAGTTTCTGCAACTGACAAAGGAACTGGTAAATCTCATGACATTCGTATCGAAGCTTCTTCTGGATTAACAGCTGAAGAAATCGAGAAAATGAAAAAAGATGCTGAAGCTAACGCTGAATCAGATAAAGTTGCAAGAGAAAGAGCTGAGAAATTGAACGAAGCAGACGGAATGATCTTCCAAACTGAATCTCAATTGAAAGAGTTAGGTGATAAATTATCTGACGAAAACAAAGTAGCTGTAGAATATGCATTGACTGAATTGAGAATGGCTCACCAATCTCAAGATATTCCTGCAATTCAAACTGCATTAGATAATATCAATGCTGCTTGGAAAACTGCTACTGAAGCAATGTATGCTCAAGGTGAGCAAGGTCAAGCTGCTGCACAGCCACAAACTGAAGCAGAAGGTGACAATGTTCAAGACGTAGATTACGAAGAAGTAAAATAA
- a CDS encoding DUF1398 domain-containing protein gives MFTIEQIKQAHDKVKTGADFPNYIQDLINLGVKGYDTYVHNGDTSYYGANDYHVNSDEKYDEIKIAPIANKERFIEFLVMHQDGQTDYLTFCQQAAQCGIAKWRVDIIEMTCTYMDATSTSILIEKIQL, from the coding sequence ATGTTTACCATAGAACAAATTAAACAAGCACATGACAAAGTAAAAACAGGTGCTGATTTCCCTAATTACATCCAAGATTTAATCAATTTAGGCGTAAAAGGCTACGATACTTATGTCCATAACGGCGACACTTCTTATTATGGTGCAAACGACTACCACGTAAACTCCGATGAAAAATATGATGAAATAAAGATCGCCCCTATTGCAAACAAGGAACGTTTTATTGAATTTCTAGTGATGCATCAGGACGGTCAAACGGACTATCTTACTTTTTGCCAACAGGCAGCACAATGTGGTATTGCAAAGTGGCGTGTAGACATCATCGAGATGACTTGTACCTATATGGATGCTACCAGTACAAGTATTTTGATTGAAAAAATTCAGCTTTAA
- a CDS encoding acyl-CoA thioesterase translates to MTSFSKQLSFRWSDLDPNFHVRHSAYYDFGAQHRIEILESLGLTIKAFQMHHFGPVLFREECIFRKEIKLSDIIFMHTKVSKMKADASRWSIVHEFRNEEDQICATITVDGAWMDTKLRKLANPVPEIAIKALSIFPKSDDFIQL, encoded by the coding sequence ATGACGTCTTTTAGCAAACAACTTTCCTTTCGCTGGTCAGATCTCGACCCTAATTTTCACGTACGCCACAGTGCTTATTACGACTTTGGCGCCCAACATCGTATCGAAATTCTGGAAAGTCTTGGCTTGACCATAAAAGCCTTTCAAATGCATCATTTTGGTCCCGTACTTTTTAGAGAAGAATGTATTTTTAGAAAAGAAATAAAACTCTCGGATATCATTTTCATGCATACCAAAGTATCTAAAATGAAAGCCGATGCTTCGCGCTGGTCCATCGTTCATGAGTTCCGAAACGAAGAAGATCAAATTTGTGCCACAATCACTGTCGATGGCGCTTGGATGGACACCAAACTGCGCAAATTAGCCAATCCTGTTCCGGAAATAGCAATAAAAGCCTTATCCATTTTCCCAAAAAGCGATGACTTTATTCAACTTTAA
- a CDS encoding DUF5723 family protein has protein sequence MKKALPLFISLFSISMAAQDHFSGIKNSNGVGILSATVNPAELSNLSSKYDVNVFSLSINASNNKVGFNDIINSDNIEDLIFQGDKPVNMRIDAEIYGPGFAMRLNKWAFGISTKAYAKLNLVDIDPTLGKSINDGTLGSVIGTSLISNNYNQRLNGTSWGELGLSVSRNLFENETHKFNAGATLKLLFPGSYTNFGADKFQGKIDNVLNEAYLNDTNASLNIAYSGNLTGSFTDFGDYSKSLFGNMNGLAADFGVNYQLKDKDSYRLNAGLAVKNIGGMTFKDSGNSSTNYALNIPTGTVINPGLNLNDFQNVESLQDAETLLLNSGYLTKNESKSEIKVKLPTVFSAYVDLKIVPTFFVSLYTQQKLNSDAANDQITTQNVISLTPRFSLKNFELYSPWAKNEISGTTGGFGFRVYGFYLGSSSIVTALASDTKQADVYLGYRLRLR, from the coding sequence ATGAAAAAAGCTTTACCCCTTTTCATTTCTTTATTTTCAATTTCAATGGCTGCCCAAGATCATTTCTCAGGCATAAAAAACTCAAACGGCGTTGGAATACTTAGCGCTACTGTAAATCCAGCCGAGCTATCTAATTTGAGTTCAAAATACGATGTTAATGTTTTTTCGTTAAGCATTAACGCTTCTAATAATAAAGTGGGATTCAACGATATTATCAACTCCGATAATATAGAAGACCTTATTTTTCAAGGAGACAAACCAGTAAATATGCGTATCGATGCCGAAATCTACGGTCCGGGTTTTGCGATGAGATTGAATAAATGGGCCTTTGGAATCAGTACAAAAGCCTACGCTAAATTAAACTTGGTTGACATTGACCCAACATTGGGAAAATCAATAAACGATGGAACATTAGGCTCGGTGATTGGAACCTCTTTAATAAGTAATAATTACAACCAACGATTGAACGGTACTTCTTGGGGAGAACTTGGTCTTTCTGTTTCTCGAAATTTATTCGAAAATGAAACCCATAAATTTAATGCCGGTGCCACATTAAAATTATTGTTCCCTGGTTCTTACACTAATTTTGGTGCCGATAAATTCCAAGGAAAAATAGACAATGTTCTCAATGAAGCCTATCTGAATGATACTAATGCTTCCTTAAACATTGCTTACTCCGGAAATTTAACCGGTAGTTTTACTGATTTTGGAGATTATTCCAAATCTCTTTTTGGAAATATGAACGGACTTGCAGCTGACTTTGGTGTAAACTACCAATTGAAAGACAAAGACAGTTACAGACTTAATGCTGGTTTAGCCGTTAAAAATATAGGTGGAATGACGTTTAAAGACTCCGGTAATTCCTCGACAAATTATGCTCTGAATATTCCTACGGGAACAGTTATCAATCCTGGACTTAACCTGAATGATTTTCAAAATGTAGAAAGTCTTCAAGATGCGGAAACTCTTTTATTGAATAGTGGTTATTTAACTAAAAACGAATCGAAATCAGAAATTAAAGTAAAACTGCCAACTGTATTTTCGGCCTACGTAGATTTAAAAATAGTTCCTACATTTTTTGTTTCATTGTATACGCAACAAAAATTGAACAGTGATGCAGCAAACGACCAAATTACAACGCAAAATGTTATATCGTTGACTCCTCGATTTTCCCTGAAAAACTTCGAACTTTACTCTCCATGGGCCAAAAATGAAATTTCTGGAACAACAGGTGGATTTGGATTTAGAGTTTATGGTTTCTACCTTGGATCAAGTTCTATTGTAACGGCTTTGGCCAGCGATACAAAACAAGCCGATGTTTATTTAGGCTACCGATTGAGATTGAGATAA
- a CDS encoding MepB family protein, translated as MIPKELLLAKELIFSPCGFVCSEPIAEKESKEYQAHTFSLDKNIVCYRLAKITPTKTGQFVTLWKRNPDGPITPFHIEDKIDFFIISCLKENHFGQFIFPKAVLYDKGILSDEFKEGKRAIRVYPPWDKDLNKQAQKTQQWQLEYFIEIPEDKPINIGLIRKYFAIE; from the coding sequence ATGATTCCAAAAGAACTACTACTAGCCAAGGAATTGATTTTTAGTCCCTGCGGATTTGTCTGTAGCGAACCAATTGCCGAAAAAGAAAGTAAAGAATACCAAGCACATACTTTTAGCCTTGACAAAAATATAGTCTGTTATCGTTTGGCAAAAATAACTCCTACTAAAACAGGGCAATTTGTAACTTTATGGAAAAGAAACCCAGATGGTCCAATTACCCCTTTTCATATTGAAGACAAGATTGATTTTTTTATTATCAGCTGCTTAAAGGAAAACCATTTTGGACAATTTATTTTTCCAAAAGCGGTCTTATATGATAAAGGCATTCTTTCTGACGAGTTTAAAGAAGGTAAACGAGCCATACGCGTTTATCCGCCTTGGGATAAAGACCTAAATAAGCAAGCTCAAAAAACACAGCAATGGCAGCTGGAATATTTTATCGAAATTCCAGAAGATAAACCCATTAATATAGGATTGATCCGAAAGTATTTTGCTATCGAATGA
- the panB gene encoding 3-methyl-2-oxobutanoate hydroxymethyltransferase — MSVAKKDYKRITTKSLIEMKAHGEKISMLTAYDYTMAKIVDTAGIDVILVGDSASNVMAGHETTLPITLDQMIYHASSVVRAIERALVVVDLPFGSYQSDPKEALRSSIRIMKESGGHAVKLEGGKEIKESIKKILNAGIPVMGHLGLTPQSIYKFGTYTVRAKEEEEADKLIEDAKLLERLGCFALVLEKIPADLAEKVAKSISIPVIGIGAGGGVDGQVLVIHDMLGMNNEFSPRFLRRYMNLYEGMTAAIGQYVADVKSSDFPNVNEQY; from the coding sequence ATGTCTGTAGCAAAAAAAGATTACAAAAGAATTACCACTAAGTCGCTAATCGAGATGAAAGCCCATGGCGAGAAAATCTCCATGCTCACGGCTTATGATTATACAATGGCCAAAATTGTGGATACTGCCGGTATCGATGTTATCCTTGTTGGGGATTCGGCCTCTAATGTTATGGCAGGTCATGAAACGACTTTACCCATCACCTTAGACCAAATGATTTACCATGCTTCCTCTGTAGTTCGAGCAATCGAAAGAGCTTTGGTGGTGGTTGATTTACCTTTTGGTAGTTACCAATCAGATCCTAAAGAAGCTTTGCGTTCTTCGATCAGAATCATGAAAGAAAGTGGCGGACATGCCGTAAAACTGGAAGGTGGAAAAGAAATTAAGGAATCCATCAAAAAGATATTAAACGCCGGAATTCCCGTTATGGGACATTTGGGTTTAACGCCTCAATCCATCTATAAATTTGGAACTTATACCGTTCGTGCCAAAGAAGAAGAAGAAGCCGATAAATTGATTGAAGATGCCAAACTACTGGAAAGACTCGGTTGTTTTGCACTAGTTTTAGAAAAAATTCCTGCTGATTTAGCCGAAAAAGTAGCCAAAAGCATTTCGATTCCGGTAATTGGAATTGGAGCCGGTGGCGGCGTTGACGGTCAAGTCCTTGTCATTCACGATATGTTGGGAATGAACAATGAATTTAGCCCACGCTTTTTGCGTCGCTATATGAACTTGTACGAAGGAATGACAGCCGCAATTGGCCAATACGTTGCCGATGTGAAATCCTCCGATTTTCCTAATGTAAATGAGCAATATTAA
- a CDS encoding L-serine ammonia-lyase encodes MKECISVFDMLKIGVGPSSSHTLGPWRAAERFLAELRDENLLHQINRVKVDLYGSLSLTGKGHATDLAVMLGLSGQDPEYIPVENIAGIIKTIEDKNEILLANEFAIPFYFLQDIAFNREFLPFHANGLTFTAYLTNDTEYSSTFYSIGGGFVVKEERENAKKNLEIECSFPFPIDKAAELLTYCKTENKKISEIVYENEKSMRTEEVINHELIRIWNIMLECMYIGCHSEGILPGGLNVRRRAFDMHQNLIGLSNYNSPQSWLEQIRLTEVKFRQILKWVSCFALAVNEVNAALGRIVTAPTNGSAGVIPAVLMYYLVIENHQAGEKEIKQFLLVAGEIGSIFKKGSTISAAMGGCQAEIGVSSSMAAAALCELMGGTPEQVLMAAEIAMEHHLGLTCDPIGGLVQIPCIERNTMGAIKAINAAELALETDPKNAKVPLDKVVDTMWQTAKDMNNKYKETSEGGLAIAVNLADC; translated from the coding sequence ATGAAAGAATGTATTTCTGTTTTCGATATGTTAAAAATTGGTGTTGGTCCATCCAGTTCACACACTCTAGGACCTTGGCGTGCTGCCGAACGTTTTTTGGCTGAACTTCGGGACGAAAATTTATTACATCAAATTAACAGAGTCAAAGTCGACTTATACGGCTCGCTTTCCCTTACCGGAAAAGGACATGCCACAGACTTAGCCGTTATGCTGGGTTTAAGCGGTCAGGATCCTGAATACATTCCGGTGGAAAACATTGCAGGAATCATAAAAACTATCGAAGATAAAAACGAAATTCTATTAGCCAACGAATTTGCAATTCCTTTCTATTTTCTACAAGATATTGCCTTCAATAGAGAATTCCTGCCTTTTCATGCTAATGGATTGACTTTTACCGCTTATTTAACTAATGACACCGAATATTCTTCTACATTTTACTCTATCGGTGGCGGATTTGTAGTCAAAGAAGAACGAGAAAATGCTAAAAAGAATCTCGAGATAGAATGTTCTTTTCCTTTTCCAATTGACAAAGCGGCTGAGCTTTTGACTTATTGCAAAACTGAAAACAAAAAAATATCGGAAATCGTTTATGAAAACGAGAAATCCATGCGTACTGAAGAAGTGATTAATCACGAACTCATTCGTATCTGGAATATCATGCTCGAATGCATGTATATTGGTTGTCATTCTGAAGGAATTCTTCCCGGAGGATTGAATGTGCGCCGAAGAGCATTCGACATGCACCAAAACCTCATTGGTTTATCCAATTATAATTCCCCTCAAAGTTGGCTGGAGCAAATTCGACTCACCGAAGTGAAATTTCGTCAAATCCTGAAATGGGTAAGCTGTTTTGCCTTGGCAGTAAATGAAGTCAATGCAGCCTTAGGAAGAATTGTTACCGCTCCTACAAACGGAAGTGCGGGCGTAATTCCTGCCGTTTTGATGTATTATTTGGTGATCGAAAACCATCAAGCCGGAGAAAAAGAAATCAAACAGTTCTTATTGGTCGCAGGAGAAATAGGCAGTATTTTCAAAAAAGGTTCCACTATATCAGCCGCAATGGGCGGTTGCCAGGCCGAAATTGGGGTTTCCTCTTCTATGGCCGCCGCAGCCTTATGTGAACTAATGGGCGGAACTCCCGAACAAGTTTTAATGGCTGCCGAAATTGCGATGGAGCATCACTTGGGATTGACCTGCGACCCTATTGGCGGTTTGGTTCAAATTCCTTGCATCGAGCGCAATACTATGGGCGCCATAAAAGCCATTAATGCCGCCGAATTGGCCTTAGAAACCGACCCAAAAAATGCCAAAGTTCCCTTAGACAAAGTAGTCGATACCATGTGGCAAACCGCCAAAGACATGAATAATAAATACAAAGAAACTTCAGAAGGAGGACTGGCAATTGCCGTAAACCTCGCCGATTGTTAA